Proteins co-encoded in one Phycodurus eques isolate BA_2022a chromosome 14, UOR_Pequ_1.1, whole genome shotgun sequence genomic window:
- the sav1 gene encoding protein salvador homolog 1, with product MLSRKKSKSESSKPAEVHGKYVKKETSPLLRNLMPSFIRHGPTIPRRADVPMPDMVPSAYPAAPGREPTVSRSKSFLRAPVPLPPHEAARRESHRLSAPPYLPRSLGELPHEYAGSLQSFLTDGGPVSENGDAGRYYYHPQEASYYDGRQPRRMTERFPDDYRYYEHGEHNFQRLQRQHTPPTPSRPPSGIGRIQAKSLGNLSSLTAEDLPLPTGWTVDWTIRGRKYYIDHNTNTTHWSHPLEREGLPPGWEKVESAEFGVYYVDHINKRAQYRHPCAPSVPRYDQPPPLPPPPITYQAQPPERNQPVLVPANPYHTAEIPNWLQVYARAPLKYDHILKWELFQLADLDTYQGMLKLLFMKELEHIVKSYEAYRQALLSEVEARKQRQQWYAQQPPGNSFM from the exons ATGCTCTCGCGAAAGAAGAGTAAAAGCGAGTCGTCGAAGCCGGCCGAGGTCCACGGGAAGTATGTGAAGAAGGAGACGTCGCCGCTCCTCAGAA ATCTTATGCCCTCGTTCATCCGTCATGGCCCCACCATCCCCCGCCGCGCCGACGTGCCGATGCCCGACATGGTGCCTTCCGCCTACCCGGCGGCCCCCGGCCGGGAGCCAACCGTGTCCCGCAGCAAGAGCTTCCTGCGCGCCCCTGTACCGCTTCCGCCGCATGAGGCGGCCCGCCGCGAGAGCCATCGCTTGTCCGCGCCGCCGTACCTGCCGCGCAGCCTGGGCGAGCTGCCGCACGAGTACGCCGGCTCGCTGCAGTCCTTCTTGACGGACGGCGGCCCCGTGTCGGAGAACGGGGACGCCGGAAGATACTACTACCACCCCCAGGAGGCTTCCTACTATGACGGACGGCAGCCCCGGAGGATGACTGAACGCTTCCCGGACGACTACCGCTACTATGAGCACGGAGAACACAACTTCCAAAGACTGCAGCGGCAACACACGCCCCCCACACCCAGCAGACCCCCCTCAG GCATCGGTCGAATCCAGGCCAAGTCGCTGGGGAACCTCTCCAGCCTGACAGCAGAGGACCTGCCCCTCCCCACCGGCTGGACCGTGGACTGGACCATCCGTGGCAGGAAGTACTACATCGACCACAACACCAACACCACGCACTGGAGCCACCCGCTGGAGCGTGAGGGGCTCCCGCCGGGCTGGGAGAAAGTGGAGTCGGCCGAGTTTGGCGTCTATTACGTGGACCACATCAACAAGAGGGCGCAGTATCGGCACCCTTGCGCTCCCAG CGTGCCCCGCTACGACCAGCCACCGCCTCTGCCGCCGCCACCTATTACCTATCAGGCGCAGCCCCCCGAGAGGAACCAGCCGGTGCTGGTGCCGGCCAACCCGTACCACACCGCCGAGATCCCCAATTGGCTGCAGGTTTATGCCCGTGCCCCCCTCAA GTACGACCACATCTTGAAGTGGGAGCTCTTCCAGCTGGCCGACCTGGACACGTACCAGGGCATGCTGAAGCTGCTCTTCATGAAGGAGCTGGAGCACATCGTCAAGTCGTACGAGGCGTACCGCCAGGCGCTGCTCTCCGAGGTGGAGGCGCGCAAACAGCGGCAGCAGTGGTACGCCCAGCAGCCCCCCGGCAACAGCTTCATGTGA
- the atl1 gene encoding atlastin-1, producing the protein MAKHRKDRDSWGSLGDKNVYDWSSEEEESDGRARPIQVLLVKDDHTFELDEAALSRILLAEEVRDREVAAISVAGAFRKGKSFLMDFMLRYMYNQGSDNWLGQAEEPLTGFSWRGGSERETTGIQIWSEVFQVDRADGTKVAVLLMDTQGTFDSQSTLRDSATVFALSTMISSMQVYNISQNVQEDDLQHLQLFTEYGRLAMEETFLKPFQSMIFLIRDWSFPYEFPYGQEGGMKFLEKRLKISENQHEELQNVRKHIHSCFTNISSFLMPHPGLKVATNPHFDGRIKEIDGEFVSNLKILVPWLLSPRNIDVKEINGSKITCRGLLEYFKAYIKIYQGEELPHPKSMLQATAEANNLAAVAAAKDLYNKKMEEVCGGDRPFLAPSELQARHTVIREEALALFRGVKKMGGEEFSRRYLQQLAGEVDQVFVQYIKHNDSKNIFHAARTPATLFVVIFVMYVAAGVTGFVGVDVVASLCNMILGLALITLCTWAYIRYSGEYRELGAVIDQVAGALWDQGSTNEALHKLYNVAANHRHLYQHAFPGHQAADDAAAAAEERDRKRD; encoded by the exons ATGGCGAAACACCGCAAAGACAGAGACAGCTGGG ggTCACTGGGGGATAAGAACGTGTATGATTGGAGCTCGGAGGAGGAAGAGTCCGACGGGCGGGCCCGGCCCATCCAGGTGCTGCTGGTGAAGGACGACCACACCTTCGAGCTGGACGAGGCGGCGCTGAGTCGCATCCTGCTGGCCGAGGAGGTGCGCGACCGCGAGGTGGCGGCCATCTCGGTGGCGGGGGCCTTCCGCAAGGGGAAGTCCTTCCTCATGGACTTCATGTTGCGGTACATGTACAACCAA GGGTCCGACAACTGGCTGGGCCAAGCCGAGGAGCCCCTGACCGGCTTCTCCTGGAGGGGCGGCTCGGAGCGGGAGACCACCGGCATCCAGATCTGGAGCGAGGTCTTCCAGGTGGACCGGGCTGACGGGACCAAG gTGGCGGTTTTGCTGATGGACACACAAGGCACCTTCGACAGCCAGTCCACGCTGCGCGACTCGGCCACCGTGTTCGCTCTGAGCACCATGATCAGCTCCATGCAG GTTTACAACATCTCCCAGAACGTCCAAGAAGATGACCTACAACACCTGcag CTGTTCACAGAGTACGGCCGACTCGCAATGGAGGAGACGTTCCTCAAACCTTTTCAG TCCATGATATTCCTCATCCGAGACTGGAGCTTCCCGTATGAGTTTCCATATGGACAGGAGGGAGGCATGAAATTCCTGGAAAAGAGGCTCAAG ATCTCAGAGAATCAGCACGAGGAGCTGCAGAACGTGCGCAAACACATCCACTCGTGCTTCACCAACATCTCCAGCTTCTTGATGCCGCACCCCGGCCTGAAGGTGGCCACCAACCCGCACTTTGATGGACGGATCAAAg AGATTGACGGCGAGTTCGTCAGCAACTTGAAGATTCTGGTGCCCTGGCTCCTGAGTCCTCGCAACATCGATGTGAAGGAGATCAACGGCAGTAAGATCACCTGCAGAGGCCTGCTGGAGTACTTCAAG GCTTACATCAAGATTTACCAGGGGGAGGAGCTGCCTCATCCCAAATCCATGCTTCAG GCCACGGCGGAGGCCAACAACCTGGCGGCGGTGGCCGCGGCCAAGGATCTGTACAACAAGAAGATGGAGGAG GTGTGCGGCGGCGACCGTCCCTTCCTGGCGCCCAGCGAGCTGCAGGCGCGCCACACCGTCATCCGCGAGGAGGCTCTGGCTCTGTTCCGCGGCGTGAAGAAGATGGGCGGCGAGGAGTTCAGCCGCCGCTACCTGCAGCAGCTGGCGGGCGAGGTGGACCAGGTGTTCGTCCAGTACATCAAGCACAATGactccaaaaacattttccacgcCGCccgcacgcccgccaccctctTCGTGGTCATCTTCGTCATGTATGTGGCGGCGGGCGTGACGGGCTTTGTGGGCGTGGACGTGGTGGCCAGCCTGTGCAACATGATCCTGGGCCTGGCCCTCATCACGCTCTGCACCTGGGCCTACATACGATACTCGGGGGAGTACCGAGAGCTGGGGGCCGTCATTGACCAGGTGGCCGGGGCGCTGTGGGACCAG GGGAGCACGAATGAG GCGCTGCACAAGCTGTACAACgtagcagccaatcacaggcacCTGTACCAGCACGCCTTCCCTGGGCATCAGGCCGCCGAtgacgcggcggcggcggccgaggAACGCGACAGGAAGCGGGACTGA